A genome region from Lactobacillus sp. ESL0791 includes the following:
- the rpsF gene encoding 30S ribosomal protein S6: protein MATTKYEITYIIRPDVDEESKKAVVENYDKVIADNGGTMVESKDWGKRHFAYEINKYREGVYHIMTFTAENADAVDEFGRLSKIDNAILRSMTVKIDK from the coding sequence ATGGCAACTACTAAGTACGAAATAACTTATATTATTAGACCTGATGTTGATGAGGAATCAAAGAAGGCAGTCGTTGAAAACTACGATAAAGTGATCGCAGATAACGGCGGTACGATGGTTGAATCCAAAGACTGGGGCAAGCGTCATTTTGCATATGAAATCAATAAATATCGTGAAGGTGTTTATCATATTATGACTTTCACTGCAGAAAACGCTGACGCAGTTGACGAATTTGGTCGTTTATCTAAAATTGACAATGCTATTTTACGTTCAATGACCGTTAAGATAGACAAGTAA
- the ssb gene encoding single-stranded DNA-binding protein, translated as MINRVVLVGRLTRDPELRTTGSGISVATFTLAVDRQYANAQGERGADFISCVIWRKAAENFCNFTSKGSLVGIDGRIQTRTYDNKDGQRVYVTEVIVDNFALLESRREREARGQNGGYTPNNNGNFGAPSTNNPQDMGASSAGSAQNEPKDPFAGSGDTIDISDDDLPF; from the coding sequence ATGATAAATCGAGTTGTACTTGTTGGCCGTTTAACACGTGATCCTGAATTGCGTACTACTGGGAGTGGAATCTCGGTTGCTACGTTTACTCTTGCTGTTGACCGGCAGTATGCTAACGCTCAAGGTGAGCGCGGTGCTGATTTTATTAGCTGTGTGATTTGGCGCAAAGCAGCAGAAAATTTCTGCAACTTTACTTCCAAAGGTTCATTAGTTGGTATTGATGGCCGAATTCAAACCAGAACTTACGATAATAAAGATGGGCAGCGAGTTTATGTAACAGAAGTTATCGTTGATAACTTTGCGTTGCTTGAATCACGCAGGGAGCGTGAGGCTCGCGGCCAAAATGGTGGTTACACACCGAATAATAATGGGAATTTTGGTGCGCCAAGCACTAATAATCCTCAGGATATGGGAGCATCATCAGCTGGCAGCGCTCAGAATGAACCCAAGGATCCGTTTGCGGGTTCTGGGGACACGATAGATATTTCGGATGATGATCTACCATTTTAA
- the rpsR gene encoding 30S ribosomal protein S18: MAQQRRNSGHRRRKVDYIAANHIDYVDYKDVDLLKRFISERGKILPRRVTGTSAKNQRKVAKAIERARIMGLLPFVTED, translated from the coding sequence ATGGCTCAACAAAGAAGAAATAGCGGCCATCGTCGTCGTAAGGTTGACTACATTGCTGCCAACCATATTGATTACGTTGACTACAAGGACGTTGATCTGTTGAAACGTTTTATCTCCGAAAGAGGTAAAATTTTACCGCGTCGTGTCACTGGCACCAGTGCTAAAAATCAGCGTAAGGTAGCTAAGGCAATTGAACGCGCACGGATTATGGGCTTATTGCCATTTGTTACTGAAGACTAA
- a CDS encoding DHH family phosphoesterase — protein MKDFLRKLELPAFIKDPRLTASVIIILALSLLGSIVGMIMNPLFGLAMVLIFILTLAFTVYGAYVLAGNANNFAVNLSYRIKRSEQEAMIKMPLGILLYDADRQIQWVNPYLQLYLKDGDLIGRTIESVDPDLNKLIDETIKAKTSENHIVSWDNHQFEMVVQDNLGVIYLLDITRYAKIEDKYRNELLAIGQIFIDNYDELSEAMQDQQLTSMSSYIQNKLSNYAQKFNAYLKRIDEDHFLLLVHMQDLKQMEKDKFSILDRIRQETSRNNMPLTLSIGIAFGSDSITEIADQAQSNLDLALGRGGDQVVLRQPGQDARFYGGKSNPMEKRTRVRARMVSQAISELFKDADRVFVVGHASPDMDSVGSGIGVVKIARLHGVKANFVLDVTKTNYDVGRLIAKMQQEHEDENIFVTPTAALDEVTDNSMLVMVDHSKYSITYSKALYDRLKNRIIVIDHHRRGEEFPENPMLTYVEPYASSACELVTEMVEYQQQGTGKRVLTDLEATAMLAGITVDSKEFSLRTGTRTFDAASYLRSIGASSLGVSELLKEDIGSFLERTHLVATLKMVRPQMAVLCGPENKIINPIITAQAADTALDLENVEASFAITRRSKDKIGISARSMGEINVQLIMEKLGGGGHLSNAATQIAGVTVEEARERLLQAIDDYEKEEE, from the coding sequence ATGAAAGATTTTTTACGTAAGCTTGAATTACCCGCGTTTATTAAGGATCCGCGCCTAACTGCTTCCGTAATAATCATTTTGGCCCTGTCCTTATTGGGCAGTATCGTTGGAATGATTATGAATCCGCTGTTTGGCTTGGCAATGGTGTTGATTTTTATTTTAACCCTTGCCTTTACCGTTTATGGTGCCTATGTTTTGGCTGGCAATGCGAATAATTTTGCCGTTAACCTGTCTTACCGCATCAAGCGCAGTGAGCAGGAAGCGATGATCAAAATGCCCTTGGGCATTTTGCTTTATGATGCTGACAGGCAGATCCAGTGGGTAAATCCTTATTTGCAGCTTTATTTGAAAGACGGCGATTTAATTGGACGGACAATTGAGTCGGTTGATCCAGATTTGAACAAGCTGATTGATGAAACGATTAAAGCCAAAACGTCGGAAAATCATATCGTCAGTTGGGATAACCACCAGTTCGAAATGGTGGTCCAGGATAATTTAGGGGTTATTTATTTACTAGACATTACCCGTTATGCCAAAATTGAAGATAAGTATCGGAATGAGCTGCTGGCAATCGGACAGATTTTCATTGACAATTATGACGAGCTGAGTGAGGCAATGCAAGATCAGCAACTGACCAGCATGAGTTCTTACATACAGAATAAGTTAAGCAATTATGCTCAGAAGTTTAATGCTTACCTTAAAAGAATTGATGAGGACCATTTCTTGTTACTGGTGCACATGCAGGACCTTAAGCAGATGGAAAAAGATAAATTTTCTATTTTGGATCGGATCCGGCAGGAAACCAGCCGCAATAATATGCCTCTGACCCTGTCAATTGGGATTGCCTTTGGCAGCGATTCGATTACGGAAATTGCCGATCAGGCCCAGTCTAACCTCGATTTGGCTTTGGGCCGTGGCGGCGACCAGGTAGTATTGCGGCAGCCGGGGCAAGATGCTCGTTTTTATGGCGGTAAATCTAATCCAATGGAAAAACGCACTAGGGTGCGTGCACGGATGGTTTCCCAAGCGATCAGTGAGCTGTTTAAGGATGCCGACCGGGTTTTTGTTGTTGGCCATGCCAGTCCTGATATGGATTCAGTCGGCAGCGGCATTGGGGTTGTGAAGATTGCCCGTCTGCACGGCGTGAAAGCCAACTTTGTTTTGGATGTGACGAAGACTAATTATGATGTTGGTCGGTTAATAGCCAAAATGCAGCAGGAACATGAAGATGAGAATATTTTTGTTACTCCGACAGCAGCCCTTGACGAAGTTACTGATAACTCAATGCTGGTCATGGTGGATCACTCAAAGTATTCGATTACCTATTCAAAGGCTTTATACGATCGGCTGAAAAACCGAATTATTGTGATTGACCACCACCGCCGCGGTGAAGAATTTCCGGAAAATCCGATGCTGACATATGTTGAACCGTACGCGTCTTCGGCCTGTGAACTGGTAACCGAGATGGTTGAATATCAGCAGCAGGGAACCGGCAAGCGGGTTTTGACCGATCTTGAGGCGACGGCAATGCTTGCCGGAATCACGGTTGATTCCAAAGAATTTTCGCTTAGAACAGGAACTAGAACCTTTGATGCGGCTAGTTATTTACGGTCAATTGGTGCCAGTTCACTAGGGGTCAGTGAACTGCTGAAAGAGGATATCGGCAGCTTCCTGGAACGCACGCATTTGGTGGCAACGCTGAAAATGGTTCGCCCCCAGATGGCTGTTTTATGTGGACCCGAAAATAAGATTATCAATCCGATTATTACGGCTCAAGCCGCGGATACGGCTTTGGATTTGGAAAATGTTGAAGCCAGTTTTGCTATTACGCGGCGCAGCAAGGATAAAATTGGTATTTCTGCTCGGTCCATGGGTGAAATCAATGTCCAGCTGATTATGGAAAAGCTGGGCGGCGGCGGTCACTTATCGAACGCTGCTACCCAAATTGCTGGTGTGACTGTTGAAGAGGCGAGAGAGCGCCTTTTGCAGGCAATTGATGATTATGAAAAAGAAGAAGAGTAA
- the rplI gene encoding 50S ribosomal protein L9, producing the protein MKVIFTADVRGRGKRGEVKNVPDGYAQNYLIKRGLAKAATKANMHTLERVAANEQAAYETEKAEAEKVKAELEKDGTVVNFKSKAGTDARLFGSISSKKVVDGLEQQYGIKVDKRKLNLPEPIKSLGYVNVPVKLFKGVEATIRVHITEQD; encoded by the coding sequence ATGAAAGTTATTTTTACTGCAGATGTTAGAGGCCGCGGCAAGCGTGGTGAAGTTAAAAATGTCCCTGATGGTTACGCCCAAAATTATCTGATTAAGCGGGGACTAGCTAAGGCGGCAACTAAGGCTAATATGCACACCTTGGAGCGTGTTGCTGCCAACGAACAGGCTGCTTATGAGACTGAAAAGGCTGAGGCCGAAAAGGTTAAGGCCGAACTGGAAAAAGACGGGACCGTTGTTAATTTTAAGTCAAAGGCAGGAACCGATGCGCGCCTGTTTGGTTCAATTTCTAGTAAAAAAGTTGTTGATGGCCTAGAACAGCAGTATGGAATTAAAGTCGACAAGCGCAAATTAAACCTGCCAGAGCCGATAAAATCTTTGGGCTATGTCAATGTCCCGGTTAAATTATTTAAGGGTGTAGAGGCTACGATTCGCGTTCACATTACGGAACAAGATTAG
- the dnaB gene encoding replicative DNA helicase, which translates to MDNIVSQQIPHDDEAEKAVLGAIFIDPEAIADASGIVQPEDFYKRANQLVFQAMLNLADREDAIDPLTLQDELTKKDQLEDIGGIAYVSELAMATPTAAHVTYYAKIVHRKALLRRLISASQKIITNAVQDSDDVTDILDDAESEIMNVSSENNTGSFRTIKEIINSALEEINNIPEGGNMVTGLPTGFYELDKMTTGFHNDELIIVAARPGVGKTSFALNIAQHVGLDKDKKTVALFSLEMSGEQLVQRMLASEGLIDSQHLRTGSLDEEEWQKLIVASDALAKANIYIDDTPGIKMSEIRAKARRLAKEQGNLGLIIIDYLQLIEGPRSESRQQEVSAISRQLKKLAKELHVPVIALSQLSRSVEQRQDKRPILSDIRESGSIEQDADIVSFLYRDDYYRDEGDEEEGSSEVASEDDNGEVEVIIEKNRSGSRGTVKLMFSKPYNRFSNLDYHHDPGE; encoded by the coding sequence ATGGATAATATTGTTTCGCAGCAGATACCGCATGATGATGAGGCCGAAAAGGCCGTCTTAGGGGCTATTTTTATTGATCCTGAAGCGATTGCTGACGCTAGCGGTATAGTTCAGCCCGAAGATTTTTATAAACGTGCCAACCAGCTTGTGTTTCAGGCCATGCTCAATTTAGCTGATCGCGAAGACGCAATTGATCCGTTAACCCTGCAGGATGAGCTGACTAAAAAGGACCAGCTGGAAGATATTGGCGGGATTGCTTACGTGTCGGAGCTGGCAATGGCAACGCCGACCGCTGCGCATGTTACGTATTATGCTAAAATCGTGCACCGTAAAGCTTTGCTACGGCGGCTGATTTCTGCTAGTCAAAAAATCATTACTAACGCCGTTCAGGATTCTGATGATGTGACGGACATTCTTGATGATGCCGAAAGCGAGATCATGAATGTTTCGTCTGAAAATAATACCGGCAGTTTTAGGACAATTAAGGAAATTATTAATTCGGCGCTGGAAGAAATCAATAATATTCCTGAGGGCGGCAACATGGTTACCGGCTTGCCCACCGGTTTTTATGAACTTGACAAGATGACGACCGGTTTTCATAACGATGAGCTGATTATTGTGGCTGCTCGGCCCGGTGTGGGTAAAACCTCTTTTGCATTAAATATCGCCCAACATGTTGGCCTGGATAAGGATAAAAAAACCGTGGCGCTTTTTTCTTTGGAAATGAGCGGTGAGCAGCTGGTGCAAAGAATGCTGGCTTCCGAAGGCTTGATTGATTCCCAGCACCTCCGGACTGGCAGTCTGGACGAGGAAGAATGGCAGAAACTGATTGTGGCCTCCGATGCGCTGGCCAAGGCAAATATCTATATTGATGATACGCCAGGTATCAAGATGAGCGAGATTAGGGCTAAGGCCCGGCGACTGGCAAAGGAGCAGGGGAACCTGGGACTGATTATCATTGACTATCTGCAGTTAATTGAGGGACCGCGTAGTGAATCCCGCCAGCAAGAAGTTTCCGCAATTTCCCGGCAGTTAAAAAAGCTGGCTAAAGAATTGCATGTACCCGTTATTGCCCTGTCGCAGTTGTCACGTTCGGTTGAGCAGCGCCAAGATAAAAGGCCGATTTTGTCAGATATCCGTGAATCCGGTTCAATTGAGCAGGATGCTGATATCGTTTCCTTTTTGTACCGGGATGATTATTACCGTGATGAAGGTGACGAAGAAGAGGGCAGCAGTGAGGTGGCGTCAGAAGATGATAACGGCGAAGTTGAGGTCATCATTGAAAAGAACAGGTCGGGAAGCCGGGGCACGGTCAAGCTGATGTTTTCTAAACCTTATAATCGCTTTTCAAATCTTGACTACCATCATGATCCAGGTGAATAA
- a CDS encoding CsbD family protein, translating to MSEKMKNLKDKVVGKVKDAEGKVTGDKMREVEGKAQKAAGDVKDKFNKVKDNLKK from the coding sequence ATGTCAGAAAAGATGAAAAATCTAAAAGACAAGGTAGTCGGCAAGGTTAAAGATGCTGAAGGCAAAGTAACCGGCGATAAGATGCGTGAAGTTGAAGGTAAGGCCCAAAAGGCAGCCGGTGATGTTAAAGATAAATTTAACAAAGTTAAAGATAATTTAAAGAAATAA
- a CDS encoding DUF2974 domain-containing protein, whose product MSTTLDYLRWRGDLSFEVNPFNSVDASLLSSLVYLPADKSAINHTLGSVAEKLHDLPSFQPQMHDETGAEILLLPKSPRLANIKILDWIDRSEKEPHPLQFTAAAFRINADTIVIAYRGTDSTMIGWNEDMRMNYMPEIYGQTVATEYLNQIVKQFPNDHFYLVGHSKGGNFAQYALGTAEAEVQDRVIQALSFDGLGFYHQVYTNPNFMRVLPKMKTYIPESSIFGAMLDHPERTLVVKSDVAMRNQHDPRRWSVGRDSFTLAPGLSSSARIIRHALIHFNNSIPKDKREETFSALFEAFENFNIDDINQIIANKLLGTYRLGRIFLSLDSEQRKLLANIFSDVWKSFKNNTNLFFRDNDYDLYPKSNDSSKAPIFFEFYDSDTPNLKLPQEVWDNLYKNKNKSSD is encoded by the coding sequence ATGTCTACTACACTTGATTATTTACGTTGGCGTGGTGACCTGAGTTTTGAAGTAAATCCGTTTAACAGCGTTGATGCTTCGCTTCTTTCTTCACTGGTTTATCTCCCCGCCGACAAATCCGCAATCAACCATACATTGGGATCCGTCGCCGAAAAACTACACGATTTGCCTTCTTTTCAGCCGCAAATGCATGACGAGACTGGTGCCGAAATTTTACTTTTACCCAAAAGTCCCAGGTTAGCAAACATCAAAATCCTTGATTGGATTGACCGCAGCGAAAAAGAACCGCATCCTCTGCAATTTACAGCCGCCGCTTTCAGAATCAATGCAGACACGATTGTTATTGCCTACCGCGGTACTGACAGCACCATGATCGGCTGGAATGAGGACATGCGAATGAATTACATGCCCGAAATTTATGGACAAACGGTAGCAACGGAATACCTTAATCAGATAGTTAAACAATTCCCTAATGACCATTTTTACTTGGTTGGGCATTCTAAGGGCGGCAACTTTGCTCAGTACGCCTTGGGGACAGCGGAAGCCGAAGTTCAAGACCGTGTTATTCAGGCGCTTAGTTTCGATGGGCTAGGATTCTATCATCAGGTTTACACCAATCCTAATTTCATGCGTGTGCTGCCAAAGATGAAAACTTATATTCCCGAAAGTTCGATTTTTGGAGCAATGCTTGACCACCCAGAGCGTACCTTGGTCGTCAAAAGTGATGTTGCAATGCGCAATCAGCATGATCCCCGCCGTTGGTCCGTTGGCCGGGATAGCTTCACATTGGCTCCGGGTTTGTCATCAAGTGCCAGGATCATCCGGCACGCTCTGATTCACTTCAACAATTCGATTCCTAAGGATAAGCGTGAAGAAACATTCTCGGCCCTCTTTGAAGCCTTTGAAAACTTCAACATTGATGACATCAACCAAATTATTGCCAACAAGCTGCTGGGAACTTATCGGCTCGGTCGTATTTTTCTTTCGCTTGATTCCGAACAGCGTAAACTACTCGCCAATATTTTTAGTGATGTCTGGAAATCTTTTAAAAACAATACCAACTTATTTTTCAGGGATAATGATTATGATCTCTATCCCAAGAGTAACGATTCAAGTAAGGCGCCGATCTTTTTCGAATTTTATGATTCTGACACCCCTAATTTGAAACTGCCACAAGAAGTTTGGGACAACTTGTATAAAAATAAGAATAAAAGCAGCGATTAA
- a CDS encoding MgtC/SapB family protein, with protein sequence MTNLTPIPMQLDWLLRIIVAAFCGATIGYERAIQRKSAGVRTHIVVAIASALFMIVSKYGFTDLLNMHGIALDPSRIAAQIVTGISFIGAGTILVRQEQISGLTTAAGVWATAAIGMAIGAGMYIIGILSTVFLFVVQTLFHDDFLINKIIMHVRFNIEIEAVNEHNILNTIERELEASHVENVSTKILYVSDDKIIFFVDGVINNNIDENDIIMALRKYPDIKRIRYSRGGK encoded by the coding sequence ATGACTAATTTAACGCCAATCCCAATGCAGTTGGATTGGCTGTTAAGAATTATCGTAGCCGCTTTTTGCGGGGCAACGATCGGCTACGAACGGGCAATTCAGCGAAAAAGCGCGGGTGTCAGAACACATATTGTTGTGGCGATTGCCTCTGCACTTTTCATGATTGTTTCCAAATACGGCTTTACTGATTTATTAAACATGCACGGCATTGCTTTGGATCCATCGCGGATCGCTGCCCAAATTGTAACGGGTATTTCTTTTATCGGTGCGGGGACAATTTTGGTCCGCCAAGAACAAATATCCGGCTTAACCACAGCCGCTGGTGTCTGGGCAACCGCGGCGATCGGCATGGCAATCGGTGCAGGGATGTATATTATCGGTATTTTGTCAACGGTATTCTTGTTTGTGGTTCAAACACTCTTTCATGATGACTTTTTAATCAATAAAATCATCATGCATGTTCGCTTTAATATTGAGATAGAGGCGGTAAACGAGCATAACATTTTGAACACAATTGAACGCGAACTAGAAGCAAGCCATGTTGAAAATGTTTCGACCAAGATTTTATATGTCAGCGATGATAAAATCATCTTTTTCGTTGACGGTGTCATCAACAACAACATTGATGAAAACGACATTATCATGGCGCTGAGAAAATATCCAGATATTAAACGCATCCGCTATTCACGTGGCGGCAAATAG
- a CDS encoding transposase family protein, with the protein MLSYQEDFKNLSAKDFKQLVGVKPATFSVMCDLVKADYDRSHAHYGRKSKVSIEDKVLIMLKYYREYITMKSLAVNFHLAESTVHDIITHTEEVLIKSGKFNLPGRKQLVGSDMEIDYLIVDGTDSPIQRPKKSKKNTTPVNIKSMHSKRK; encoded by the coding sequence ATGTTATCCTATCAAGAAGACTTTAAAAATTTATCCGCTAAGGATTTTAAACAGTTAGTTGGTGTCAAACCTGCTACTTTTTCCGTTATGTGTGACCTGGTTAAGGCAGATTATGACCGCAGTCATGCGCATTATGGCCGTAAAAGCAAGGTTTCAATTGAAGATAAAGTCTTAATCATGCTTAAATACTATCGTGAATATATCACAATGAAGTCTTTAGCTGTCAACTTTCACTTAGCAGAATCAACTGTTCATGACATTATTACTCATACTGAAGAAGTTTTAATTAAAAGCGGCAAGTTCAACTTACCTGGTCGTAAACAACTGGTTGGCAGCGATATGGAGATTGATTATCTAATCGTTGATGGGACCGACTCCCCAATTCAAAGGCCTAAAAAAAGCAAAAAGAATACTACACCGGTAAACATAAAAAGCATGCACTCAAAACGCAAATAG
- a CDS encoding transposase family protein produces the protein MAAKTMQIIAIAFAKGAVHDFKLYQTSLGKRVTGNHCIIADSGYQGIKKLHFNSTTPIKKSKKRPLSKTDKEFNHELSKVRIKVEQINAKFKTFKIMAEKYRNRRRRFKLRASLICGLCNYELPKL, from the coding sequence ATTGCTGCCAAGACAATGCAAATTATTGCTATTGCTTTTGCCAAAGGAGCAGTTCATGATTTTAAGTTATATCAAACTTCATTAGGTAAGAGAGTAACAGGCAACCACTGTATAATTGCTGACAGTGGATATCAAGGAATTAAGAAATTACACTTTAACAGCACAACCCCGATTAAGAAATCAAAGAAACGGCCATTATCCAAGACAGATAAAGAGTTCAACCATGAATTATCAAAAGTCAGGATTAAAGTAGAACAAATTAATGCTAAGTTCAAGACGTTTAAAATAATGGCAGAAAAATATCGCAATCGGCGAAGAAGGTTTAAATTAAGAGCAAGCTTAATTTGTGGGCTTTGTAATTATGAATTACCAAAACTTTAA